A stretch of the uncultured Bacteroides sp. genome encodes the following:
- a CDS encoding Xaa-Pro peptidase family protein, protein MKSSNELALRQEKIRILMVQSDIDAALICCNVNILYTCGQVINGYCYLPAVGEPLYFVKRPSGLRGSHIHYLRKPEQIAELLKEKDIPFPKTLMLEGDELSFTEYTRLASIFPDAKSVNGTPIIRNARSIKTDVEIELFRQAGAAHTRAYNQIPSIYRGGMDDRQFSIEIERIMRLEGCLGLFRVFGQSMEIFFGSVLAGNNAEAPSPYDFALGGKGLSPALPGGLNGTKLEKGTTVMVDLGGNFNGYMCDMSRVFSVGKVSEEAYKAHQVCLEIQSEVIAMAKPGAVCETLYNKSIDIVTKAGFKDQFMGTKQQAKFVGHGIGLEINEAPVFAPRVKQELQPGMVFALEPKIVLPGVGPVGIENSWVVNEHGVEKLTLCPEEIIDLEHF, encoded by the coding sequence ATGAAATCATCAAATGAACTAGCACTGCGCCAGGAGAAAATACGTATCCTCATGGTTCAGTCCGATATTGACGCTGCACTTATTTGTTGCAACGTGAACATACTTTATACTTGTGGACAAGTTATCAATGGATATTGTTATCTCCCAGCTGTGGGAGAACCTCTCTATTTTGTAAAACGACCAAGCGGATTAAGAGGATCACATATTCATTACCTCCGGAAGCCTGAACAAATAGCTGAATTACTGAAAGAAAAAGATATTCCTTTTCCCAAAACGCTGATGCTGGAGGGAGATGAACTATCATTTACCGAATATACACGGTTGGCAAGCATATTTCCTGATGCCAAAAGTGTAAACGGAACGCCTATTATCAGAAATGCGCGTAGCATAAAAACTGATGTGGAAATTGAATTATTCCGCCAGGCCGGTGCAGCTCACACGCGCGCTTACAATCAAATACCATCAATTTATCGTGGTGGAATGGACGATCGCCAGTTCTCTATCGAAATTGAACGGATTATGCGATTAGAAGGATGCCTGGGTCTTTTCCGCGTATTTGGCCAAAGCATGGAAATTTTCTTTGGAAGCGTACTTGCAGGAAACAATGCAGAAGCACCATCACCTTACGACTTTGCTTTGGGAGGAAAAGGATTAAGTCCTGCCCTACCAGGTGGACTAAACGGAACCAAACTAGAAAAAGGGACTACTGTAATGGTAGACCTAGGAGGAAACTTTAACGGATATATGTGTGATATGTCTCGCGTGTTCTCAGTTGGGAAAGTCAGTGAAGAAGCATACAAAGCACATCAGGTTTGCCTAGAGATCCAATCGGAAGTTATTGCCATGGCAAAACCAGGAGCTGTTTGCGAAACACTTTATAATAAATCCATTGATATAGTAACCAAAGCAGGCTTCAAGGACCAATTCATGGGAACCAAGCAACAAGCCAAGTTTGTAGGTCACGGAATCGGACTGGAAATTAATGAAGCCCCTGTATTTGCTCCAAGAGTAAAACAAGAACTCCAACCAGGAATGGTTTTTGCTCTTGAACCTAAAATTGTTCTTCCAGGTGTTGGTCCTGTAGGAATTGAAAATTCATGGGTTGTTAATGAGCATGGTGTAGAGAAACTTACACTTTGTCCGGAAGAGATTATTGATTTGGAACACTTTTGA
- the lgt gene encoding prolipoprotein diacylglyceryl transferase — MLAYITWNVDPAIFTIFGREIRWYGLLWGIGFLIGYEMVSRLFKYEKHPEDWVDKLFFYTIISSVVGARLGHCFFYEWGYYSAHPMQIFAIWNGGLASHGGVFALIIAMVYYSKKVTHKSVWWLFDRMIPAIAVAAACIRLGNLMNSEIFGFPTTMPWGFKFVRSAEWVRDFNGLPCHPTQIYEMLYCIAALIVSLVMYWKFKLQSKVGLITGVCLIIFFGARFGLEFMKNPQVAAEVNMQLNIGQQLSIPLILLGVYLAVTALIKPDFKRLF, encoded by the coding sequence ATGTTGGCATATATAACATGGAATGTTGATCCAGCTATTTTTACGATTTTTGGTCGTGAAATAAGATGGTACGGGTTGTTATGGGGAATTGGTTTCCTGATTGGTTATGAGATGGTGAGTCGTTTGTTTAAATACGAAAAGCACCCGGAAGACTGGGTAGACAAGCTCTTCTTCTATACCATTATCAGTTCTGTAGTAGGAGCCCGTTTGGGGCACTGTTTCTTTTATGAATGGGGCTACTACAGTGCGCATCCCATGCAGATATTTGCTATATGGAATGGTGGACTAGCTAGCCACGGAGGAGTATTTGCACTGATCATTGCTATGGTATATTATTCTAAGAAGGTAACCCATAAAAGTGTTTGGTGGTTGTTTGACCGTATGATTCCTGCCATTGCTGTGGCAGCAGCCTGCATCCGGTTGGGCAATTTAATGAATTCTGAGATCTTCGGTTTCCCAACAACAATGCCATGGGGATTTAAGTTTGTACGTTCGGCAGAGTGGGTGAGAGATTTCAACGGACTTCCTTGTCATCCCACACAGATTTATGAAATGCTCTATTGTATCGCCGCATTGATTGTGTCATTGGTGATGTACTGGAAATTTAAACTTCAAAGTAAAGTTGGTTTGATTACTGGTGTTTGTCTGATTATCTTTTTTGGTGCCCGTTTTGGACTTGAATTTATGAAAAATCCACAGGTGGCTGCAGAAGTGAATATGCAATTAAACATAGGTCAGCAACTTAGTATACCGTTGATACTTCTAGGTGTTTATTTAGCTGTTACTGCTTTGATTAAACCAGATTTTAAGCGATTGTTCTAG
- a CDS encoding septal ring lytic transglycosylase RlpA family protein, whose amino-acid sequence MVNKILFLLFLLTTVSVCSSAQETGKATYYGKRLQGRNTASGIRYHNDSLTCAHRSYPFGTLLKVKNLNNDKEVIVKVTDRGPFGRSYIIDLSYCAAKEIELLRAGIAPVEVSVYSPIEVPLRVNDEIKPHWELEVAVPNKVCPDIMDEVKSNAKTGLSK is encoded by the coding sequence ATGGTCAACAAGATATTATTTTTACTGTTTCTTCTGACCACTGTCAGTGTTTGCTCATCTGCACAAGAAACAGGAAAAGCTACTTATTACGGGAAAAGATTGCAAGGCAGAAACACTGCCAGCGGAATACGTTATCACAATGACAGCCTCACTTGTGCCCACCGTTCATATCCTTTCGGAACCTTACTAAAGGTAAAAAACCTGAATAATGACAAAGAAGTAATTGTGAAGGTTACTGACAGAGGACCTTTTGGAAGAAGTTACATTATAGACTTATCATATTGTGCTGCAAAAGAGATAGAACTGCTCAGAGCTGGGATAGCACCTGTAGAGGTTAGCGTTTATAGTCCCATCGAAGTTCCATTAAGAGTTAATGATGAAATAAAACCTCATTGGGAGCTTGAAGTCGCTGTACCCAACAAAGTTTGCCCGGATATTATGGACGAGGTAAAGTCTAACGCAAAGACAGGCTTATCAAAATAA
- the ruvA gene encoding Holliday junction branch migration protein RuvA — translation MIEYIKGNITELSPASVVIDCNGLGYFANISLNTYSAIQNLSSVKLYIYEAIREDAYVLYGFADKHERELFMLLISVSGIGGNTARMILSALSPSELANVISTENANVLKTVKGIGLKTAQRVIIDLKDKIKITTGSSLTGAISQNSEVHDEAVAALTMLGFNTAASQKVVFAILKEEPLAKVEQVIKLALKRL, via the coding sequence ATGATAGAGTATATAAAAGGAAATATTACAGAATTAAGTCCGGCTTCTGTAGTAATTGATTGTAACGGACTGGGGTATTTTGCTAACATTTCATTGAACACATATTCTGCTATTCAGAATCTTAGCAGTGTAAAACTATATATTTACGAAGCTATCCGTGAAGATGCTTATGTACTTTATGGCTTTGCCGACAAGCACGAACGAGAATTGTTTATGTTGCTTATTTCCGTGTCGGGCATTGGTGGAAATACAGCCCGTATGATTCTTTCAGCCTTATCTCCTAGTGAATTGGCCAATGTAATCAGCACAGAAAATGCAAATGTACTTAAAACGGTTAAAGGAATTGGCCTGAAAACGGCTCAAAGGGTTATTATTGATTTAAAGGATAAGATTAAAATCACTACCGGCAGTAGTCTTACGGGTGCAATCAGCCAAAACTCCGAAGTTCATGATGAAGCTGTGGCTGCTTTAACGATGCTGGGTTTCAATACTGCCGCATCACAAAAAGTGGTATTCGCCATTCTAAAGGAAGAGCCTTTGGCTAAAGTTGAACAGGTAATAAAATTAGCATTAAAGAGATTGTAG
- the sprA gene encoding cell surface protein SprA: MRSGKWFICLLLTILSLHAWAVFNNSSPNEVSNHSSNSTSQEPTPPDSVKPRYSVKRTAPERLDDMKKSPADLRTPENIKTEVEYDEKSNLYMIRTKAGTSQVDVPLFLTPEEYSDWSLKKSIQDFYQAKNAEAFAKGKDEFKFMDMKFDLGPAENIFGPGGVQIKTQGNAELSFGFKTKNVNNPSLPERTRKTTGFDFDEKINISVNGKVGDKVNMNMNYNTDATFDFDTKKIKLKYEGKEDEIVKLVEAGNVSMPTNSSLIRGATSLFGIRTDLQFGKLKLQTVVSQQESESKTVKSKGGAQTTSFDISADNYDENRHFFLAHYFRDTYDKNMSQLPNITSGVTINRVEVWITNKRGNYDNPRNVVALTDLGENEHISNSFWAKSGVNKVPANSANNVYSRMISDYSTARNINMVSATLGTISQIEGGMDYEKIESARLLTSSEYTLNSSLGYISLKSTLQSDEVLAVAFEYTYKGKRYQVGEFASDIKETESALFLKLLKNTSNSPASGCWDLMMKNVYSLNAYQLQSDKFRLDIKYQSDTTGVYLNYIPEGKINKTPLLRVMNLDRLDAKNQANPNGFFDFVEGYTVTAQNGRIFFPVVEPFGSHLRQVIGNDVIAKKYVYQELYDSTKTVAKQIAEKDKFKLTGEYRASSGAEIRLESTNIPVGSVKVTAGGVTLIENSDYTVDYSMGVVTIINQSIIDAGTSVSVNLESNSSYNLQRKTMLGMNFTYDFSKDFQIGGTIMHLKEKPMTTKVAMGDEPISNTIWGLNTSWKKESQWLTNMVDKLPFVRATQPSRINMTAEFAQLVPGHASGIQNNASYIDDFESTKTGIDLRQPSYWMLAATPYESGSSARFPEASKSNDITYGMNRALLSWYTIDGLFTRRSSSLTPSHIKSDLNQLSNHYVREVYEQEIFPNKETSYMETSTLSILNLAYYPNERGPYNLDPSLTSKGYLPNPEKRWGGIMRKLDTSDFETANIEYIEFWMLDPFIYESTTGNRRGGDFYINLGEVSEDILKDGKKYFENGMPVDGDQTKVEETVWGKVPKERSIVYAFDNASGARKKQDVGLNGLSAEEEKTFGTYSTYLNKLKAILDPAVYAQFEKSPAGDLYHYYRGTDYDQEEKSILDRYKYYNNTEGNSTASEDSPEKYDVSAKTVPDVEDINQDNTLNEYEKYFQYKISLTPESMKVGSNYITNKRTANVKLRNGKTEEVNWYQFKIPVKDYEKAVGSISDFKSIRFMRMYLTNFVDPVVLRFATLDLVRGEWRTYDQALYNSQQPVPTVSGSLDVSSVNIEENSDKTPVNYVLPPGITRVIDPSQPQLKQENEQAMSLKVQNLSPGDARAVYKSSGLDLRQYKRLQMFVHGEKLLDDVTELGNNEISVFIRLGSDYKNNYYEYEIPLKLTPHGQYNGNTLSGCEAVWPQDNMLNIPFSIFTELKKLRNTAKNTTGSNVSYSKLYYTYDTDQPANKISIIGNPSLAEVKTIMIGVRNNARSLKSAEVWVNELRLTDFNESGGWAAQGNMNVQLSDLGSINLGGHVETAGFGGLEQSVSERRLDDYYQYNFTTSFELGKFFPAKAKVSAPIYFSYSKELTSPKYDPTNQDLLLSDVLETYALKSQRDSIRNIAQELTTYRNFSLSNVRVNIASKKPMPYDPSNFTLSYSYSKKYNQGNTTAWETEQDWKGNLGYNYSPVIKPWEPFKSIKSKSTWMKFVQAFNLNWLPQNISYNSDISRHYYELQLRDLDNPYGDSKIPISVAKEFLWNRDFSLRWDLTKNLKLNFTSATRAQIEEPYGTIDKNLYPDEYAARKDSIKRSFLHMGRPLDFQQTFNASYKLPFDLIPILNWINSDVKFSSSYTWDRGVDLTDGSSVGNTIANQRSIDVNGRFNFETLYNKVPFLKEANRFFASVSRATPPQKNELMIKTKKFEKEIQLRKDTTITLSHGLRTKILKVKAITQDGKRYIVKYKVLDANKILINNKDSVKIKLSIISGPKPEEQEWYKMAQSVTRFAMMARNISVTYRNTYAMTLPGYLPEVGDILGQKRNSGMFAPGLDFAFGVTDDSYIHKAAKNNWLINNDSVVDPATTNAMEDLQIRMTLEPIRDLKIDLTAYRTINKSQSIQFMFDGMPTTQSGSFNMSIISICSAFDKSNANNAYQSKTFDKFLKNLDVIQKRVEAQYTGAIYPEGTSLAGKTFDPANGTINKNSPDVMIPAFLAAYTRKSADKVSLDLFPNLLSLMPNWRITYGGLSKLEWFKNRFKSFNLNHAYKSTYSVGSYNTYQSFTSYMDNLGFVEDTQTGNPTPSVAFDIGTVAINEQFAPLFGVDMTFKNGITTKVEYKTTRILTLSMTANQIVETSSKDFVVGMGYKIVDLKLFSAGKSKNKVSNDLNIQTDISFRNQSALSRDIQQNLAQPTSGNKATKISVSADYTFSKLLTVRFYYDRQQNTPLVSSASYPVTNSDFGLSLKFSLAR; encoded by the coding sequence ATGAGGAGCGGAAAGTGGTTTATCTGCTTATTACTGACCATCCTTAGCCTTCATGCCTGGGCAGTCTTTAATAACAGCTCACCTAACGAGGTGAGTAACCACTCTTCAAATTCAACATCACAGGAACCGACACCTCCGGATTCTGTTAAACCACGGTATTCAGTAAAGAGAACAGCTCCGGAGAGGTTGGACGATATGAAAAAGTCTCCTGCCGATCTTCGTACTCCGGAAAACATTAAAACGGAAGTTGAATACGACGAAAAGTCGAATTTATACATGATCCGTACTAAAGCAGGAACCTCTCAGGTGGATGTTCCTCTCTTCCTTACTCCGGAAGAGTATTCGGATTGGAGCCTGAAAAAGTCTATTCAGGATTTTTACCAGGCAAAAAATGCAGAGGCATTTGCCAAAGGTAAAGATGAATTCAAATTCATGGATATGAAATTCGATCTTGGTCCTGCAGAAAATATTTTTGGTCCGGGTGGCGTGCAGATAAAAACACAGGGAAACGCAGAGCTTAGCTTCGGGTTTAAGACTAAAAATGTGAATAATCCTTCTCTGCCAGAGCGGACAAGAAAGACTACCGGATTTGACTTTGACGAAAAAATCAATATAAGCGTCAATGGCAAGGTGGGTGATAAGGTCAATATGAACATGAACTACAACACCGATGCTACTTTTGACTTTGACACAAAAAAAATAAAGCTCAAATATGAAGGGAAAGAGGACGAGATTGTAAAATTGGTGGAGGCCGGAAATGTTTCCATGCCTACCAACTCTTCGCTGATACGCGGAGCCACCTCGTTGTTTGGTATCCGTACTGATCTGCAATTTGGAAAACTCAAATTGCAGACTGTTGTTTCTCAGCAGGAATCTGAATCTAAAACAGTTAAAAGTAAAGGAGGTGCACAAACCACCTCTTTTGATATTTCTGCGGACAATTATGATGAAAACCGCCATTTCTTTCTGGCTCACTACTTCAGGGATACTTACGACAAGAACATGAGCCAGTTACCCAACATCACTTCCGGGGTAACAATTAACAGAGTTGAAGTATGGATTACCAATAAAAGAGGGAATTATGATAATCCGAGAAATGTGGTGGCGCTGACTGACCTGGGTGAGAATGAGCATATAAGTAATTCTTTCTGGGCAAAATCAGGTGTAAACAAAGTGCCCGCCAATAGTGCCAATAATGTTTATTCAAGAATGATCAGCGATTATTCCACTGCCCGGAATATTAACATGGTAAGCGCAACTTTAGGGACTATTTCACAAATTGAAGGTGGAATGGATTATGAAAAGATTGAGAGTGCCCGTCTGCTAACCAGCTCTGAATATACACTTAACAGTTCTTTGGGATATATTTCTTTGAAATCAACATTGCAATCGGATGAGGTTCTGGCTGTAGCCTTTGAATATACATATAAAGGCAAGCGTTACCAAGTAGGTGAATTTGCTTCTGATATTAAAGAGACTGAATCGGCTCTTTTCCTGAAGTTATTAAAGAATACATCTAATTCTCCTGCATCAGGATGCTGGGATCTGATGATGAAAAACGTTTATTCGCTGAACGCTTATCAGCTGCAAAGTGATAAGTTTCGCCTGGATATAAAATACCAGAGCGACACAACAGGAGTTTACCTGAATTATATTCCTGAGGGGAAAATTAATAAAACGCCGTTGCTACGGGTGATGAATCTGGACCGACTGGATGCGAAGAACCAAGCTAACCCAAATGGTTTCTTTGACTTTGTGGAGGGATATACAGTGACAGCCCAAAACGGACGTATCTTCTTCCCGGTGGTAGAACCTTTCGGTAGTCATTTGCGACAAGTCATAGGGAACGATGTTATTGCAAAGAAATATGTTTATCAGGAACTTTATGATTCTACAAAAACAGTTGCCAAACAAATAGCCGAGAAGGATAAGTTTAAACTAACAGGTGAATACCGCGCCTCTTCGGGAGCAGAGATCAGGCTGGAATCTACGAATATTCCGGTTGGTTCAGTAAAAGTTACCGCCGGTGGTGTTACTCTTATTGAAAACTCTGATTATACGGTTGACTATTCAATGGGTGTTGTTACCATTATCAACCAAAGCATTATTGATGCGGGTACATCTGTCAGCGTAAATCTGGAGAGTAACAGCAGTTATAACCTGCAACGTAAAACGATGCTAGGGATGAACTTCACTTACGACTTTTCCAAAGATTTTCAGATAGGTGGTACCATTATGCACTTGAAAGAAAAACCCATGACTACAAAAGTGGCTATGGGTGACGAACCGATCAGCAACACTATCTGGGGACTTAACACTTCATGGAAGAAGGAAAGTCAGTGGCTTACTAACATGGTAGACAAGCTGCCTTTTGTGCGGGCCACTCAGCCATCACGTATAAACATGACAGCAGAGTTTGCTCAACTGGTTCCCGGACATGCATCGGGCATACAAAACAATGCTTCATACATTGATGATTTTGAATCGACTAAAACCGGTATTGATTTACGGCAGCCATCTTACTGGATGCTTGCCGCCACACCTTACGAAAGTGGTTCCAGTGCCCGCTTCCCGGAAGCATCCAAGTCTAACGATATCACATATGGCATGAACAGAGCTCTTTTGTCCTGGTACACTATTGACGGACTGTTCACCCGCCGAAGCTCTTCATTAACACCATCTCATATAAAAAGTGATCTCAATCAGCTTTCAAATCATTATGTGCGGGAAGTTTATGAACAAGAGATTTTCCCAAATAAGGAAACATCTTACATGGAAACATCTACCCTTTCCATTCTTAACCTAGCTTATTATCCCAATGAGCGTGGACCATATAATCTTGATCCGAGCCTAACATCAAAAGGTTATCTTCCCAATCCCGAAAAACGTTGGGGTGGAATTATGAGAAAGCTGGACACCAGTGATTTTGAAACGGCAAATATTGAATATATTGAGTTCTGGATGCTCGATCCGTTTATTTATGAAAGTACTACAGGCAACCGCCGCGGTGGCGATTTTTATATTAATCTGGGTGAGGTATCGGAAGATATTCTGAAAGATGGAAAGAAATATTTCGAAAACGGAATGCCTGTTGACGGTGATCAGACTAAAGTGGAAGAAACTGTTTGGGGAAAAGTTCCCAAGGAACGAAGCATTGTTTATGCATTTGATAATGCTTCGGGGGCAAGAAAGAAGCAGGATGTGGGATTGAACGGACTATCCGCTGAAGAAGAAAAAACATTTGGCACATATAGCACTTATCTGAATAAGTTAAAAGCAATTCTTGATCCTGCGGTTTATGCACAATTTGAAAAGAGTCCGGCCGGAGATCTTTACCACTATTACCGCGGCACGGATTATGACCAGGAAGAAAAAAGTATTCTGGACCGCTACAAATACTACAACAATACGGAAGGAAACTCTACCGCATCTGAGGACTCTCCTGAAAAATATGATGTTTCTGCCAAAACTGTTCCCGATGTGGAAGATATTAATCAGGATAATACGCTCAATGAATACGAGAAATACTTCCAGTATAAAATTAGCCTGACCCCTGAGAGTATGAAGGTGGGAAGTAATTACATCACCAACAAACGAACTGCAAATGTAAAGTTACGTAATGGCAAGACTGAAGAGGTAAACTGGTATCAGTTCAAGATTCCGGTAAAGGACTATGAAAAGGCAGTAGGATCAATTTCTGATTTCAAGTCCATCCGTTTTATGCGTATGTATCTGACAAACTTTGTAGATCCTGTTGTTCTGAGATTTGCCACACTCGACTTAGTTCGTGGAGAGTGGAGAACTTATGACCAGGCATTGTATAATTCTCAGCAGCCTGTTCCAACTGTTAGCGGCAGTCTGGATGTTTCATCCGTAAACATTGAAGAGAATAGTGACAAAACTCCTGTAAATTATGTACTTCCTCCAGGTATTACACGCGTTATTGACCCTTCACAGCCTCAGCTTAAACAAGAAAATGAGCAAGCCATGAGTCTGAAAGTGCAGAATCTTTCTCCGGGAGATGCACGAGCTGTCTATAAAAGTTCAGGGTTAGACCTTCGTCAATATAAACGTTTGCAGATGTTTGTACACGGCGAAAAGTTACTTGATGATGTTACAGAATTAGGAAACAATGAGATTTCTGTCTTCATCCGGTTAGGTTCCGATTATAAAAACAACTATTACGAATACGAGATTCCTTTGAAACTGACTCCTCACGGACAGTATAATGGAAATACCTTAAGTGGCTGTGAGGCTGTGTGGCCTCAAGACAATATGCTGAATATTCCTTTTTCTATATTTACTGAACTAAAGAAACTGCGCAATACGGCAAAAAACACAACCGGTTCAAATGTCAGTTATTCAAAACTATATTATACCTATGACACCGACCAGCCGGCCAATAAGATTAGCATAATAGGAAATCCAAGTCTTGCTGAAGTTAAAACCATTATGATTGGAGTCAGAAACAATGCCCGTTCTTTAAAATCAGCGGAAGTTTGGGTAAATGAACTACGATTGACAGATTTCAATGAATCGGGCGGATGGGCAGCACAGGGAAACATGAATGTACAACTATCGGATTTAGGGAGTATAAACCTTGGCGGACATGTGGAAACTGCAGGATTCGGAGGATTGGAACAAAGTGTAAGTGAAAGAAGACTGGATGATTATTACCAATACAATTTCACCACAAGCTTTGAACTGGGTAAGTTCTTCCCAGCTAAGGCGAAAGTCTCGGCTCCTATTTATTTTTCCTATTCAAAAGAATTAACATCACCCAAATATGATCCTACCAATCAGGACCTTCTCTTATCTGATGTATTAGAAACTTATGCTTTGAAATCTCAAAGAGATTCTATACGGAACATTGCTCAGGAACTCACTACTTACCGGAATTTCAGTCTGAGTAATGTTAGAGTGAATATTGCAAGTAAAAAGCCAATGCCTTACGATCCTTCAAACTTTACTCTGAGCTATTCCTATAGCAAAAAGTACAACCAGGGAAATACCACTGCATGGGAAACAGAACAGGACTGGAAAGGGAACCTCGGATATAATTATTCACCGGTTATAAAACCGTGGGAACCATTCAAAAGCATTAAAAGCAAATCAACATGGATGAAATTTGTTCAAGCCTTTAACCTGAACTGGCTGCCACAAAACATTTCTTACAACTCTGATATTTCACGCCATTATTATGAACTGCAATTAAGAGATCTGGATAATCCATATGGAGATTCGAAAATACCTATTTCTGTAGCGAAAGAGTTTCTTTGGAACCGTGATTTTTCTCTCCGCTGGGATCTGACCAAAAATTTAAAACTCAACTTTACTTCTGCCACCCGTGCCCAGATAGAAGAACCTTACGGAACAATAGACAAGAACCTTTATCCGGATGAGTATGCAGCCCGGAAGGACTCCATAAAAAGAAGTTTCTTACATATGGGGCGTCCACTCGATTTTCAGCAGACGTTTAATGCTAGTTATAAACTGCCATTCGACTTGATTCCTATACTAAACTGGATAAACAGCGATGTAAAATTCTCCTCTTCATATACTTGGGACCGGGGTGTGGATTTGACCGACGGAAGTTCTGTAGGAAACACAATAGCCAATCAGCGATCTATTGATGTAAACGGCAGGTTTAATTTTGAGACGCTTTACAACAAAGTTCCTTTTTTGAAAGAGGCAAATAGATTCTTTGCTTCAGTAAGCAGGGCCACACCTCCCCAAAAAAATGAGTTAATGATCAAAACGAAAAAATTCGAGAAAGAGATCCAATTGAGAAAAGATACTACTATAACCCTCTCTCATGGATTAAGAACAAAAATTCTAAAGGTAAAAGCAATTACTCAGGACGGAAAAAGATACATTGTAAAATATAAAGTTCTGGATGCTAATAAGATTCTTATCAACAACAAAGACTCTGTAAAAATCAAATTGAGCATTATTTCAGGTCCTAAGCCGGAAGAACAGGAATGGTATAAAATGGCTCAATCTGTAACGCGTTTTGCTATGATGGCAAGAAACATAAGTGTGACTTACCGCAACACTTACGCAATGACTCTCCCCGGATATTTACCTGAGGTAGGTGATATTCTGGGACAAAAACGAAACAGTGGCATGTTTGCTCCGGGACTCGACTTTGCATTTGGCGTGACCGATGATAGTTACATTCACAAGGCTGCCAAAAATAACTGGCTAATTAACAACGATTCCGTGGTTGATCCTGCAACAACAAATGCCATGGAGGACTTACAGATTCGTATGACTCTGGAACCAATAAGAGATTTAAAAATTGACTTAACAGCCTACAGAACCATAAATAAATCTCAGAGTATTCAGTTCATGTTTGATGGCATGCCTACTACCCAAAGCGGAAGCTTTAACATGAGTATTATTTCCATTTGCAGCGCATTTGATAAGAGCAATGCAAATAATGCATACCAATCAAAGACTTTCGATAAGTTCCTTAAAAATCTGGATGTAATCCAGAAAAGAGTAGAAGCACAATATACAGGTGCTATTTATCCCGAAGGAACATCGTTGGCCGGAAAAACATTCGACCCGGCAAACGGTACCATAAACAAAAACTCTCCGGATGTAATGATACCAGCGTTCCTTGCCGCTTATACCAGGAAAAGTGCTGATAAAGTTTCGCTTGATCTTTTCCCTAATCTGCTTTCATTAATGCCTAACTGGCGAATAACTTATGGTGGACTGAGCAAACTTGAATGGTTTAAGAACCGTTTCAAGAGTTTTAATCTGAATCATGCCTATAAAAGCACTTATTCTGTTGGTTCATATAATACTTATCAAAGTTTTACAAGTTATATGGATAACCTCGGCTTTGTGGAAGATACACAGACAGGCAATCCCACTCCATCCGTTGCTTTTGATATTGGTACAGTAGCAATTAATGAACAGTTTGCTCCTCTTTTCGGTGTAGATATGACTTTCAAAAATGGAATAACAACAAAGGTAGAATATAAGACCACCCGTATTCTCACACTAAGTATGACTGCAAACCAGATTGTTGAAACTAGCTCTAAAGATTTTGTTGTGGGTATGGGTTACAAGATTGTAGACTTAAAATTGTTTAGTGCCGGAAAAAGCAAAAACAAAGTAAGTAATGATCTGAATATTCAGACAGACATTTCTTTCCGCAATCAATCGGCTTTAAGCAGAGATATACAACAGAATTTAGCACAACCTACCAGCGGAAACAAGGCTACAAAGATATCTGTATCTGCCGATTATACCTTCTCAAAACTGCTCACAGTAAGGTTCTACTATGATCGTCAGCAGAATACGCCATTAGTGTCTTCTGCTTCCTATCCGGTAACTAATTCTGATTTCGGGCTAAGTTTGAAGTTCTCATTAGCCAGATAA